The Plasmodium reichenowi strain SY57 chromosome Unknown, whole genome shotgun sequence region TAAAGAAGGGagtataaaaataaactaTGATAAGGAAGagaataaatattacttaggtaatatgtttaataaagaaaaagattCATACAGATCACCAtacacaaatatatattttcctgaacattatataaatagttATGTTCCTCCAGAACATTTAAGAACATTagaaattttatataataacattttcGACAGATATAGAAAAgcatattatatgaatgGATTATCCTCAGTATACTTATGGCCTAATCCTATAGAAGATGGATTTGTTGCAtgttttttaataaaaaaagaagaaatatttGATAAAGAAACAAATATAGAATGGGAAGCAACACATTTAATACAAGTCAATATAAGAaatttaaatgtatattatcAAATATCATGTACAATAAATTTcgaaataaaaaaatataatgacAACCTTTTATTGTCTggtaatataaataaagcattagaaaattcaaaaaaagtaacagatttatatttaattaaagATCAATATTTCCATATGGAAAATATGGGATATCTTATTGAATGTATGGAAAATTCATTGAGGAAAAGtattgaatatatttatatattaaaaatacaGGATATGCTTAATTCAATTAAACATTATAATTTCACAAACCATCttacatataataacagtaataaaaatatatccaACATTTCTAATAGTCTTATATTCTCTAGagaatatatacaaaagGAACTCCAAACAAAAATCAAACAAGtcagaaaaaaaaaaaaagaaaaaaaaagtatattttaagcgtgaatatctttttttaatcataatctatatatttctCTCGGAAAATACTATGTACATACATTTTTGTGACAACATCAATGGAACTCTTAAACGGTGTAAATACCgggggaaaaaaaaaaaataaaaaaaataaaaaaaaaaaaaaatgcacacatatacatatatatatatatatatatatatatacatatacacaTCTGTAcatattcctttttatcATGAGTCATGTGCGCCTGTACACCAAATTGTACTATTCAACATAACgtaatgtatttttatgcaacattattttataatgtaATCATGTTTGATGTTATACGTAAACATCAGGATTATCAATATATGAAATTTTTTGTTACAACAA contains the following coding sequences:
- a CDS encoding f-actin capping protein beta subunit, putative, whose translation is KEGSIKINYDKEENKYYLGNMFNKEKDSYRSPYTNIYFPEHYINSYVPPEHLRTLEILYNNIFDRYRKAYYMNGLSSVYLWPNPIEDGFVACFLIKKEEIFDKETNIEWEATHLIQVNIRNLNVYYQISCTINFEIKKYNDNLLLSGNINKALENSKKVTDLYLIKDQYFHMENMGYLIECMENSLRKSIEYIYILKIQDMLNSIKHYNFTNHLTYNNSNKNISNISNSLIFSREYIQKELQTKIKQVRKKKKEKKSIF